In Drosophila pseudoobscura strain MV-25-SWS-2005 chromosome 4, UCI_Dpse_MV25, whole genome shotgun sequence, the following proteins share a genomic window:
- the Oli gene encoding class E basic helix-loop-helix protein 22 produces the protein MDPSNLPFGFPGLPNHGHMPIPPTANMLGGGHPAPTASPPQSVPGRRTPLGSVGLGGFYAQGMGMSQQSLAPTDENKPGPSGPDKPLSPTAAAIAAISGGTTTVALSSGSSGGPGGSGSNGGKQKNRQGKTVRLNINARERRRMHDLNDALDELRSVIPYAHSPSVRKLSKIATLLLAKNYILMQQNALEELRRLLAYIQTTTGSAPLDLGAFPAAAKLQALLQGPHHEPPTSSSS, from the exons ATGGATCCATCGAATCTGCCATTCGGCTTTCCCGGGCTGCCCAACCACGGACACATGCCAATACCCCCGACGGCCAACATGCTGGGTGGAGGACATCCTGCGCCGACCGCCAGCCCACCCCAGAGCGTGCCCGGACGCCGCACTCCGTTGGGTTCCGTGGGTCTGGGGGGCTTCTACGCCCAGGGAATGGGCATGTCGCAGCAGAGCCTAGCACCAACGGATGAGAACAAGCCCGGACCGAGTGGACCGGACAAGCCGTTGAGTCCGACTGCGGCTGCGATTGCTGCCATCAGCGGTGGCACCACCACAGTGGCCCTGTCGAGTGGTTCGAGCGGCGGGCCCGGAGGCAGTGGCTCGAACGGGGGCAAGCAGAAGAACCGTCAGGGGAAAACCGTGCGATTGAATATAAATGCCAGGGAGCGCAGGCGGATGCACGATCTGAACGATGCCCTGGACGAGCTGAGGAGTGTGATTCCCTACGCCCACTCGCCGTCGGTGCGGAAGCTCTCGAAGATCGCCAccttgctgctggccaagaacTACATTCTCATGCAGCAGAATGCCCTCGAGGAGCTGCGAAG ACTTCTGGCGTACATACAGACCACCACCGGATCCGCTCCTCTGGATCTGGGCGCCTTCCCGGCTGCCGCCAAGTTGCAGGCCCTGCTCCAGGGACCCCACCACGAGCcgcccaccagcagcagcagttaa
- the LOC26532672 gene encoding protamine-like protein 99C — MGCSSKPQKKYRAQKVGPVTKNGYLNYLRIFKKKHCGLSPREMISKGAKAWNALSCEQKASFRKKTKSGRRSRGKKSGCKPKRC; from the exons ATGGGTTGTAGTTCAAAGccgcaaaaaaaatacaggGCCCAAAAAGTGGGACCAGTCACTAAAAACGGGTACCTGAACTACCTGCGGATCTTCAAGAAGAAGCACTGCGGCCTGTCGCCCCGGGAGATGATCAGCAAAGGAGCCAAGGCCTGGAATGCCCTGAGCTGCGAGCAGAAGGCGAGCTTCCGCAAGAAGACCAAGTCGGGAAGGAGGTCTCGCGGCAAGAAAT CCGGGTGCAAGCCCAAGCGTTGCTGA
- the Sytalpha gene encoding synaptotagmin-5, whose product MDIVIREEDISLAQIGVYASVSFLVVSAVGAALYTTCSRRYRLNWFEQNLLESANEKDEDQQSREALVAGAAGYNVDNLNECSRGNLSPTSLKNDENDPAFWVPASVTSTAAVQQQVSNTTEESAPPTPTSPTGSLKSNTLSLCSTASVPIARSDKHVVLAMHPTRPRVSSMNAKLDHTKIDMTLYRSHAQPKTLDPAPAIEVRGNLHVGISYDPVGGLLNVRLLEAQNLQPRQFSGSADPYAKVRLLPDKKNFWQTRIHKKTLNPVFDEHFVFEVAAGVIDKRTVEILLYDFDAYSRHVCIGGTKLHLANIDLSEQLQLWTPLSSASAQDMKVDLGDIMVSLAYLPSAERLMVVLIKARNLRIVDDARNSSDPYVKVTLLGPVGKKMKKRKTGVQRSTVNPVYNEALAFDVNKETLKNCVLEFTVVHDGLLGSSEILGRTLIGNSSEVRTEEKIFFEEMFRAKNATAQWVPLQEPATNLANAAKSTTNKN is encoded by the exons atggaCATTGTCATACGCGAGGAGGACATTTCGCTGGCCCAGATCGGGGTCTACGCCTCGGTCTCCTTTCTGGTGGTGTCGGCCGTGGGAGCGGCTCTCTACACCACCTGCTCGAGGCGCTACCGCCTCAACTGGTTCGAGCAGAACCTCCTGGAGTCGGCCAACGAAAAGGACGAGGATCAGCAGAG CAGGGAggccctggtggctggtgccGCCGGCTACAATGTGGACAACCTCAACGAGTGCTCGCGCGGCAATCTGAGTCCCACTTCCCTGAAGAACGACGAGAACGACCCGGCCTTCTGGGTGCCGGCCTCGGTGACTTCCACGGCCGCCGTCCAACAACAAGTGTCTAACACCACGGAGGAGTCGGCCCCGCCCACTCCCACCTCGCCCACTGGCAGCCTCAAGTCGAACACCCTGTCCCTGTGCTCCACCGCTTCCGTGCCCATCGCCCGATCGGACAAGCACGTCGTCCTGGCCATGCACCCCACGCGTCCCCGCGTCTCCTCCATGAACGCCAAATTGGATCACACCAAAATCGACATGACCCTCTACAGAAGC CACGCTCAGCCAAAGACCTTGGACCCCGCTCCGGCCATCGAAGTGCGTGGAAACCTGCACGTGGGCATCAGCTACGATCCTGTGGGGGGTCTGCTCAACGTGCGACTGCTGGAGGCTCAGAACCTGCAGCCCAGGCAGTTCAGTGGCTCTGCTGATCCGTACGCCAAGGTGCGCCTCTTGCCCGACAAAAAGAACTTTTGGCAGACGCGCATTCACAAGAAGACCCTGAATCCAG TTTTCGACGAGCACTTTGTCTTTGAGGTGGCCGCTGGGGTCATCGACAAGCGAACTGTGGAGATTCTGCTGTACGACTTTGATGCCTACTCGCGGCACGTGTGCATTGGCGGCACGAAGCTCCATCTGGCGAACATCGATCTGAGCGAACAACTGCAGCTGTGGACGCCCTTGAGCTCTGCCTCGGCCCAGGACATGAAAGTGGATTTGGGGGACATAATGGTGTCCCTGGCCTACCTTCCCTCGGCCGAACGCCTGATGGTGGTGCTGATCAAGGCCAGAAATCTGCGGATTGTGGACGATGCCAGGAACTCCTCCGATCCGTACGTGAAGGTGACTCTCCTCGGGCCTGTGGGCAAGAAAATGAAGAAGCGCAAGACCGGCGTCCAGCGGAGCACCGTCAATCCTGTGTACAACGAGGCCCTGGCCTTTGATGTCAACAAGGAGACGCTGAAGAACTGCGTGCTCGAGTTTACTGTCGTCCACGACGGTCTTTTGG GATCGAGCGAAATCTTGGGCCGCACTCTCATCGGCAACTCGTCCGAGGTGCGCACTGAGGAGAAGATCTTCTTCGAGGAGATGTTTCGCGCCAAAAATGCCACCGCGCAATGGGTTCCACTCCAGGAGCCAGCCACCAATTTGGCCAATGCAGCCAAGTCCACCACCAACAAGAACTAG
- the LOC4817670 gene encoding cytochrome b5: protein MSSALTNLLQSLRIVPLGHGKASKNVVVVATEKTLLKGEELPEIALEEVAQHDSYDDCWIVIYDRVYDVTLFLRDHPGGVDVIMDHAGRDATIAFHGTGHSRAAIEQMRQFLIGELPEPQRIFRTNHNNRVLSSGIPE, encoded by the coding sequence ATGTCGTCGGCGCTGACGAATCTCTTGCAATCTCTGCGCATTGTGCCGCTGGGACACGGCAAAGCCAGCAAGAATGTTGTGGTCGTGGCCACGGAGAAGACGCTGCTCAAGGGAGaggagctgccggagatcgCGCTGGAGGAGGTGGCCCAGCACGACAGCTACGACGACTGCTGGATTGTGATCTACGACCGGGTGTACGACGTCACTCTGTTCCTGCGCGACCACCCCGGCGGTGTCGATGTGATCATGGACCATGCCGGACGCGATGCCACCATTGCCTTCCACGGCACTGGCCATTCCCGGGCTGCCATTGAGCAGATGCGCCAGTTCCTGATCGGGGAGCTACCCGAACCGCAGCGCATCTTTCGAACGAACCACAACAACAGGGTGCTGTCCTCGGGCATACCGGAATAG